One window from the genome of Malus domestica chromosome 01, GDT2T_hap1 encodes:
- the LOC103440129 gene encoding zinc finger CCCH domain-containing protein 63: MDVDGGGSKRVFNRLGGQQSDPSKNQKVCYHWRAGKCNRHPCPFLHRELPAPPSQQGFNGTASTKRHHAFTANTDGPSSRNRGPNNFNGGASSTWGRTGGANRVFVRKMEKVCNFWVQGNCSYGDKCKFLHSWSMGDSFSLLTQLEGHQKVVSGIALPSGSDKLYTGSKDQTVRVWDCASGQCMGVINLGGEVGCMISEGPWIFVGIPEAVKAWNTQTNSELSLSGPVGQVYAMVVGNDLLFAGTQDGSILAWKFNAVTNCFEPAASLIGHTLAVVSLVVGANRLYSGSMDNSIRVWSLETLQCIQTLTEHTAVVMSVLCWDQFLLSCSLDRQLKVWVATQSGNLEATYTHTEENGLITLCGMHDSEAKPVLLCACNDNTVRVYDLPSFSERGKIFSKQEIRSIQVGPGGLFFTGDGTGQVKVWKWTEPAAVTA, encoded by the exons ATGGATGTAGACGGAGGGGGAAGCAAACGGGTCTTCAACAGACTGGGTGGGCAGCAATCCGACCCGTCAAAGAACCAGAAGGTATGCTACCATTGGAGGGCGGGCAAGTGCAATCGCCACCCTTGCCCTTTTCTCCACAGAGAGCTCCCGGCGCCGCCGTCGCAGCAAGGTTTCAATGGGACGGCCTCGACTAAGCGCCATCACGCCTTCACGGCCAACACCGATGGTCCATCGTCCCGGAATCGGGGTCCAAATAACTTCAATGGCGGGGCTTCTTCGACGTGGGGCCGTACAGGAGGAGCGAATAGGGTGTTTGTTAGGAAGATGGAGAAAGTCTGTAATTTTTGGGTTCAGGGGAATTGCAGCTATGGGGACAAGTGTAAGTTCTTGCATTCTTGGAGTATGGGGGATAGCTTCAGCTTGTTGACGCAGCTTGAGGGGCATCAGAAG GTTGTTAGTGGGATTGCACTGCCTTCTGGGTCTGATAAGCTGTATACTGGGAGTAAGGATCAAACTGTAAGGGTTTGGGATTGCGCATCCGGTCAG TGCATGGGAGTTATTAATCTTGGTGGTGAAGTAGGTTGTATGATCAGTGAAGGTCCTTGGATTTTTGTTGGCATACCAGAAGCTGTAAAG GCCTGGAACACCCAAACTAACTCGGAACTGAGTCTTAGTGGGCCTGTCGGACAAGTTTATGCCATGGTTGTGGGTAATGATTTGCTCTTTGCCGGTACACAG GATGGTTCTATATTGGCATGGAAGTTTAATGCTGTGACTAATTGCTTCGAACCAGCTGCATCACTGATAGGTCACACCCTTGCAGTTGTTTCATTAGTAGTTGGAGCAAATAGGCTCTACTCTGGTTCAATGGATAATTCTATAAGG GTCTGGAGCCTGGAAACTTTGCAGTGTATACAAACTCTAACAGAGCATACTGCAGTTGTCATGTCTGTTCTTTGCTGGGATCAGTTTCTCTTATCATGTTCCTTGGATCGACAATTAAAG GTCTGGGTTGCTACTCAAAGTGGAAACTTGGAAGCAACATATACTCACACGGAAGAAAAT GGTTTGATTACACTTTGCGGGATGCATGATTCAGAAGCCAAGCCAGTCTTACTGTGCGCTTGCAATGACAACACTGTCCGTGTATATGATTTGCCATC GTTTTCGGAGAGGGGTAAAATTTTTTCAAAACAGGAGATAAGATCGATTCAGGTAGGCCCTGGTGGCTTGTTTTTCACGGGTGATGGAACCGGTCAAGTGAAAGTATGGAAATGGACTGAACCAGCTGCGGTCACCGCCTGA